ACAGCAGGTGCGGGCGGCCGTTGGCCAGCGGACGGACCGTCAGCCGGTGATCGGCCTGCGGCGTTCGTCGCGCCAGGCCTGCTGCGCGGCCAGGTGCTCGGCGGTGAGCACGTCCGGCGGGAAGTCGGCGGCCTCGAAGACCTTGCGGAGCTCCAGCACGGCGCCGTCCTCGAACGGGGCGCGGCCGGCCCACTCCAGGGCCTCCTCGCGGGAGCCGACGTCGATCACCCAGAACCCGGCGATGAGCTCCTTGGACTCGGTGAACGGGCCGTCGGTGACGGTGGGCCGCCCGCCGCGGTAGGTGAGCCGGGCGCCGTTGGAGCTGGGGTGGAGGCCCTCGGCGGCGAGCAGCACGCCCGCCTTGATCAGCTCCTCGTTGTAGCGGCTCATGGCGTCGAAGGCCTCCGGGGTCGGCATCACGCCGGCCTCGGAGTCCTCGTTCGCCTGGACGATCAGCATGAAGCGCATGACGGCTGTCTCCTCGTTCTGGCCCGCCGTGTGCGGGCCGGCGCCGGTCCCTCCGGCTCCTGTCGACGCGTCGAACGGGGCCGCCCCGGATCGACACGGCCGCAGGACGTTCTTTCGGCGGACGCCCGCGACCTACCGCTCGGTGGGCTCCACCGCGTTCACCAGCCGGTCGTAGGCGGCGATGTCGGGGTGGTGCAGGTCGAAGGCCGGGGATTCGGAGCGGATGCGCGGCAGGCCCTCGAAGTTGTGCCGCGGCGGCGGGCAGGAGGTCGCCCACTCCAGCGAGCGGCCGTAGCCCCACGGGTCGTCGACCTCGACCTTCTCGCCGTACTTGGCGGTCTTCCAGACGTTGTAGAGGAACGGCAGGACGGACAGGCCGAGTACGAAGGAGCCGATGGTGGAGACGGTGTTCAGGGTGGTGAAGCCGTCCGAGGCCAGGTAGTCGGCGTAGCGGCGGGGCATGCCCTCGGCGCCGAGCCAGTGCTGGACGAGGAAGGTGGTGTGGAAGCCGAAGAACAGCGTCCAGAAGCAGATCTTGCCGAGGCGCTCGTCGAGCATCTTGCCGGTCATCTTCGGCCACCAGAAGTGGAAGCCGGCGAACATCGCGAAGACGACGGTGCCGAA
The Kitasatospora paranensis genome window above contains:
- a CDS encoding YciI family protein, which produces MRFMLIVQANEDSEAGVMPTPEAFDAMSRYNEELIKAGVLLAAEGLHPSSNGARLTYRGGRPTVTDGPFTESKELIAGFWVIDVGSREEALEWAGRAPFEDGAVLELRKVFEAADFPPDVLTAEHLAAQQAWRDERRRPITG